In Neofelis nebulosa isolate mNeoNeb1 chromosome 10, mNeoNeb1.pri, whole genome shotgun sequence, one DNA window encodes the following:
- the ALDH3B1 gene encoding aldehyde dehydrogenase family 3 member B1 isoform X3 has translation MDPFADTLRRLREAFSAGRTRPAEFRAAQLRGLGRFLQEHKQLLQEALAQDLHKSAFESEVSEISITQSEINLALRNLRAWMKDEKVPKNLATQLDSAFIRKEPFGLVLVIAPWNYPVNLTLVPLVGALAAGNCVVLKPSEFSRSTEKVLAEVLPRYLDQSCFAVVLGGPQEMGQLLEHKFDYIFFTGSPRVGRIVMSAAAKHLTPVTLELGGKNPCYVDDDCDPQTVANRLAWFRYFNTGQTCVAPDYVLCSPDTQERLLPALQSAITRFYGEDPWSSPNLGRIISDKHFQRLRGLLGCGRVAIGGQSDESERYIAPTVLVDVEETEPVMQEEIFGPILPIVNVRSLDEAIDFINRREKPLALYAFSNSKQPQDPS, from the exons ATGGACCCCTTCGCGGACACGCTGAGGCGGCTGCGGGAGGCCTTCAGCGCAGGGCGGACGCGGCCGGCCGAGTTCCGGGCGGCGCAGCTCAGGGGCCTGGGCCGCTTCCTGCAGGAACACAAGCAGCTCCTGCAGGAGGCGCTGGCGCAGGACCTGCACAAG TCAGCCTTCGAGTCGGAAGTGTCTGAGATCAGCATCACCCAGAGTGAGATCAACTTGGCCCTCAGGAATCTGAGGGCCTGGATGAAGGATGAGAAAGTGCCCAAGAATCTG GCCACGCAGCTGGACTCGGCCTTCATCCGGAAGGAGCCCTTCGGCCTGGTGCTTGTCATCGCCCCCTGGAACTACCCTGTGAACCTGACCCTCGTGCCCCTGGTGGGCGCCCTTGCCGCAG GGAACTGCGTGGTGCTGAAGCCATCGGAGTTCAGCAGGAGCACCGAGAAGGTCCTGGCTGAGGTGCTGCCCCGATACCTGGACCAG AGCTGCTTCGCCGTGGTGCTGGGCGGGCCCCAGGAGATGGGGCAGTTGCTGGAGCACAAGTTCGACTACATCTTCTTCACGG GGAGCCCTCGGGTGGGCAGGATCGTCATGTCTGCCGCCGCCAAGCACCTGACGCCCGTCACGCTGGAGCTGGGGGGCAAGAACCCCTGCTACGTGGACGACGACTGTGACCCCCAGACCGTGGCCAACCGCCTGGCCTGGTTCCGCTACTTCAACACCGGCCAGACCTGCGTGGCCCCCGACTACGTCCTGTGCAGCCCTGACACGCAGGAGCGGCTGCTGCCCGCCCTGCAGAGCGCCATCACCCGCTTCTACGGCGAGGACCCCTGGAGCTCCCCGAACCTGGGCCGCATCATCAGCGACAAGCACTTCCAGCGGCTCCGAGGCCTGCTGGGCTGTGGCCGCGTGGCCATTGGCGGCCAGAGCGACGAGAGCGAGCGCTACATCG CCCCCACGGTGCTGGTGGACGTGGAGGAGACGGAACCCGTGATGCAGGAGGAGATCTTCGGACCCATCCTGCCCATCGTGAACGTGAGGAGCCTGGACGAGGCCATCGACTTCATCAACCGTCGGGAGAAGCCCCTGGCCCTGTACGCCTTCTCCAACAGCAAACAG CCTCAAGATCCAAGCTAG
- the ALDH3B1 gene encoding aldehyde dehydrogenase family 3 member B1 isoform X2, with the protein MDPFADTLRRLREAFSAGRTRPAEFRAAQLRGLGRFLQEHKQLLQEALAQDLHKSAFESEVSEISITQSEINLALRNLRAWMKDEKVPKNLATQLDSAFIRKEPFGLVLVIAPWNYPVNLTLVPLVGALAAGNCVVLKPSEFSRSTEKVLAEVLPRYLDQSCFAVVLGGPQEMGQLLEHKFDYIFFTGSPRVGRIVMSAAAKHLTPVTLELGGKNPCYVDDDCDPQTVANRLAWFRYFNTGQTCVAPDYVLCSPDTQERLLPALQSAITRFYGEDPWSSPNLGRIISDKHFQRLRGLLGCGRVAIGGQSDESERYIAPTVLVDVEETEPVMQEEIFGPILPIVNVRSLDEAIDFINRREKPLALYAFSNSKQLSFQPQDPS; encoded by the exons ATGGACCCCTTCGCGGACACGCTGAGGCGGCTGCGGGAGGCCTTCAGCGCAGGGCGGACGCGGCCGGCCGAGTTCCGGGCGGCGCAGCTCAGGGGCCTGGGCCGCTTCCTGCAGGAACACAAGCAGCTCCTGCAGGAGGCGCTGGCGCAGGACCTGCACAAG TCAGCCTTCGAGTCGGAAGTGTCTGAGATCAGCATCACCCAGAGTGAGATCAACTTGGCCCTCAGGAATCTGAGGGCCTGGATGAAGGATGAGAAAGTGCCCAAGAATCTG GCCACGCAGCTGGACTCGGCCTTCATCCGGAAGGAGCCCTTCGGCCTGGTGCTTGTCATCGCCCCCTGGAACTACCCTGTGAACCTGACCCTCGTGCCCCTGGTGGGCGCCCTTGCCGCAG GGAACTGCGTGGTGCTGAAGCCATCGGAGTTCAGCAGGAGCACCGAGAAGGTCCTGGCTGAGGTGCTGCCCCGATACCTGGACCAG AGCTGCTTCGCCGTGGTGCTGGGCGGGCCCCAGGAGATGGGGCAGTTGCTGGAGCACAAGTTCGACTACATCTTCTTCACGG GGAGCCCTCGGGTGGGCAGGATCGTCATGTCTGCCGCCGCCAAGCACCTGACGCCCGTCACGCTGGAGCTGGGGGGCAAGAACCCCTGCTACGTGGACGACGACTGTGACCCCCAGACCGTGGCCAACCGCCTGGCCTGGTTCCGCTACTTCAACACCGGCCAGACCTGCGTGGCCCCCGACTACGTCCTGTGCAGCCCTGACACGCAGGAGCGGCTGCTGCCCGCCCTGCAGAGCGCCATCACCCGCTTCTACGGCGAGGACCCCTGGAGCTCCCCGAACCTGGGCCGCATCATCAGCGACAAGCACTTCCAGCGGCTCCGAGGCCTGCTGGGCTGTGGCCGCGTGGCCATTGGCGGCCAGAGCGACGAGAGCGAGCGCTACATCG CCCCCACGGTGCTGGTGGACGTGGAGGAGACGGAACCCGTGATGCAGGAGGAGATCTTCGGACCCATCCTGCCCATCGTGAACGTGAGGAGCCTGGACGAGGCCATCGACTTCATCAACCGTCGGGAGAAGCCCCTGGCCCTGTACGCCTTCTCCAACAGCAAACAG CTTTCTTTCCAGCCTCAAGATCCAAGCTAG